Within the Micromonospora citrea genome, the region CTCGGTCGAGCCGACCTCCGGCACCTCGCTGAGCACCTCGCCGCCGGGCGCGACCTGCCAGCCCTGGGCCTCGGCCCGCGCGCCGACCTGCTCGTACGCGTCGCGCTGGGCGTCGGTCACCTCGTCGGCGCCGGTGGCGAACTGGACCTGGACCAGCGCGTACCGACCGTCCGGGCTGACCGCGCCCACCTGGAACGGGTCGACGGCGCCGACGACGCCGGGCAGCGTAGCGGCCTCCTGGGCGATCTCCTTCACCACGGCCTGCCCCTGCGGGCTGCCGAGTGCGCCGTCGGCCGGCGCCTTGACCGCGATCGTGCCGGTCGCGCCGCTGGCCGCCGGGAACTGCTCGGCGAGCAGGTCCAGGGCGCGCTGCGACTCCGTGCCCGGCATGGTGAAGTTGTCGCCTATCGGGCCGCGCAGGGTCGCGGCCGCGAGGCCGAGACCGACGAGTACGACGAGCCAGATCGCCGCGACGAGTCGCCGCCGGCGCATCGAGCCCCGGCCGAGCCGGTAGAGCAGGGTGGCCATGAGTTCCTTGTCCTCGCCTAGTGGATGGTTGGGAACGAGTCAGTCGACGGGCTCCAGCGCCCGTCGTACGAGTGCCAGCAGCGCGGGGCGCAGCTCCTCGTCGGGTACGTCGACGAACTCGCCGCAGGTCTCGGAGATGCCGGCGAGCACCACCAGCGCCGCGATCCGCGCGGCGGGGCGCTCCGGGTGCCCGGCGAGCGCCTCGACCAGCCGCTCGGAGATCCGCTGGATGTGTGCGAAGGCGGGCTGCTGGAGCAGTTCCGGGAATTCGCCCCGGAGCAGGGCGATCTCGCGCCGGAAGCGGACCGCGAGGTCGACGAAGCCCTCGGCGGCGACCCGCTGGGCGGCCGCGCCGCGGTGTGCGGCGATCCGCTCGTCGAGCGCCCGGAGGGCGTCGATGGCGGGGGCCATCAGCTCGGTGAGGATGGCCTCCTTGTTGGCGAAGTGGTAGAGCACCGCCGCCTTGGAGCAGCCCACCTCGCGGGCGATGTCCTGGAGCGAGGTGCCCCGGTAGCCGGTCGTCCCGAAGCGCCGCGCCGCCGCCGTCAGGATCTCGTCGTGCGTCTCCGGTACCGCCCGCGCCATGCCGGTCCACCTCCCCGACCAGCATGCCTGACCGATCGGTCAGGTGCTGACCGATCGGTCAGATCGTGGCGTTCCCCACAGGCGCGCCCGCGCCCCGGCGCAAGCGGCCCGGCTGGGCTAGGCGGTGCCGCCGTGCGCCCGGTCGTACGCGGTCCGCGCCTCGGCGATCGCGTTGCGGTGCCTCTCGGCCCAGCTGGTCAGGGCGACCAGCGAGTCGTAGAGCTCCAGCGCGATCGGGGTGGCGGTGTACTCGACCTTCGGCGGCACGGTCGGGTAGACGGTCCGGCTCAGCAGGCCGTCCCGCTCCAGGTTGCGCAGGGTCAGGGTGAGCATCCGGCGGCTGATGCCCTCGACGTGCCGCTCCAGCTCGGTGAAGCGGACCGGCCCCTGGGAGGCGGCGACCAGGATGCCGATGCTCCACTTGCCGCCCACCCGGTCGAGCACCTCGCGGACCGTGCACGCCTTGGCCTGGCCGGGGGTGAAGGGCGCGTCGCCGGCCACGCACGCCTGCGTCGGCTCCACGGACACATCGTTGTTCCCCTGGGACATGAAAGTGCCTCCTTACGCTCCGCCTCATGGTCACAGAAGATGGCGTCGGTAACAAACCATGCACCTAGGAGGCGTGCGATGCCCTTCCGTACCGTCGAGTCCCGCTGGCCGGCGCTGCTCGTACTCTGCGCCGGCAGCCTGATGATCATCCTGGACGGCAGCATCGTCGCGGTGGCGCTGCCCGCCATCCAGCGGGACCTCGGTTTCACCGCGACCGGCCTGGCCTGGGTGGTCAACGCCTACCTGGTCGCCTTCGGTGGGCTGCTGCTGCTCGCCGGACGCCTCGGCGACCTGCTCGGCCGCCGGGCGGTCTTCCTGGCCGGCGTCGCGCTGTTCACCCTGGCCTCACTGCTCTGCGCGGTCGCGGCGGGTCCCGGGACACTGATCGTGGCCCGCTTCCTCCAGGGCGTCGGCGGGGCGCTCACCATGGCAGTCAGCCTCGGCATGATCGTCCGGCTCTTTCCGGAGCCGGCCGAGCGGGCCCGCGCGATCGCCGTCTTCAGCTTCACCGGCGCGGCCGGGTCGTCGATCGGCATGCTGGCCGGGGGCCTGCTCACCGACCTCGCCGGCTGGCCCGCCATCTTCGCGGTCAACCTGCCGATCGGGCTGGTGATCCTGCTCGCCGCCGTACGCCTGCTCGCCGCCGACCGCGGGGTCGGGCTGCGCGCCGGCCTCGACCTGCTCGGCGGGACGCTGGTCACCGGGGGCCTGATGCTGGCCGTGCTGGCGATCGTCGGCACCGAGGAACACGGCTGGGCGTCGGCGCGGACGCTCGGCGTGGCCGGCCTCGCGGCGGCCCTGCTCGCGGCGTTCGCGCTGCGGCAGCGGTCGGCCTCGATCCCGCTGCTGCCGCCGCGGTTGCTGCGTACCCCCGACCTGGTCGCCGCCAACGTCGTGCAGTTCCTCATGGTCGCCGCGTTCTTCGGCTTCCAGTTCCTGCTCGCCCTCGAACTCCAGCTGGTGCTGGATCTCGACCCGACGGCCACCGGGCTGGCCTTCCTGCCCACGCCCGTGACGATCGCGGTGATCTCGCTCGGGCTCGCCGGGCGGCTGATCGCCCGCCACGGCGCGCGGTCGGTGCTGGTGACCGGGCTCGCGCTGGCCGTGGTCGCGTTCCTGCTGCTCGCCCGGCTCCCGGTCGACGGCGGCTACCTGCCCGACGTGCTCCCGTCGATGCTCCTCTTCGGCCTCGCGGGCGGGCTCACCCTGCCGGCGGTCACCACCCTGGCCATGGCCGGCGCCGACCCGGCCGACGCCGGGCTGGCCTCCGGGCTGGTCAACACCACCCAGCAGGTCGGCGGCGCGCTCGGGCTGGCCGTGCTCGCCACCCTGGCCGCCGGCCGCGCCGACGGTCTGCGGGACGCCGGCTGGCGGGAGGCCGACGCGCTCGCCGCCGGCTACCGGACCGCGTTCACCGTGGCCGCCGGCCTCGTCGCGGCGGCGCTGGTGGTCGCCCTGGTCGCCCTGCGCCGCCGACCGGCGCCGGTCCCCCCGACCGCCGAGCCGCCCGCCGACCAGGCCACGGTCCCCCCGACCGTGGCGCCGACCCCGGAGCGCCCCACCGCCGAGCGGCCCACGGACGCACCGACCGCCGAGCCGCCCGCCGGCCCTCCCGGGCACGCGCCGGCCGCCGGGCACCTGGCGGAAGCGCGCTGACCCGCCCCGCCCGCCGCCCGCCCCGCCCCGCCCTCGCCGCCCGCCCCGCCCGCCGCCCGCGCCGCCCCGCCCGCTCCGCGCCGCCCCGCCCGCTCCGCGCCGCCCGGCCCCGCCCGCTCTGCGCCGCCCCGTGCTGCCCGCCGCCCGCCCCGCCGCCCGCGATCTTGCACTTTCGGCCCCCGACATGTGTGGGTTCGCCCCCTTCGCCGGGGCAGAAACTGCATGATCGCGGGCGCGGGCGCGGGCGCGGGCGCGGGCGCGGGCGCGGGCGAGGGCGAGGCGTCGCGGGCGAGGCGGGGCGGCGCGGGCGAGGGCGAGGCGTCGCGGGCGGGGCGGAGCGGGGACGGGGTGCGGGGGAGGGGCGGGTGGGTCAGGGGGTTGTCGTGCGGAGGACGCGCGTCAGCGCGTCGAGGGCGGCCGGGTACGCGTGCGAGGGCGGGGTGGCGTAGCCGACGACCAGGCCCTGCGGTTCCCCGCCGGGGGCGTGCCGGAGCCGGTCGAGGGAGCCCAGGGCCAGCCCCTGACGGGCGGCCTCGGCCAGCACCTCCGCCTCGGTCGGCCCGCCGGGCGGCAGCTCGACCAGGGCGTGCAGGCCGGCCGCGACGCCGCCCACGACATACCGTCCGCCGGCCGCGACACTGCCCACGACATGCCGTCCGCCGGCCGCGACGCCGTCCATGGCATATCGCCCGCCGGCCGCGTCCAGCCGGCCCAGCAGCAGGTCGCGCCGGCGGCGGTAGTGCCGGCGGACCGCGCGGACCTGGCGGTCGTAGCCGTGGGTGACGATCAGGTCGGCGAGCGCGAGCTGCCCGATCGTCTCCGAGTGCAGGTCCAGGTGACGCTTCGCCGCCACCACCGGCTCGACCAGCCGGGCGGGCAGCACCAGCCAGGCCAGGCGCAGCGCGGGACCGAGGGTCTTGGCGGCGGTGCCGACGTAGGCGACCTGCTCCGGCGCGGTGCCCTGGACGGCGCCGACGGGCTGCCGGTCGTAGCGGAACTCGCCGTCGTAGTCGTCCTCGACCACCAGCGCGTCCCGGTCCCGGGCCCAGCGGATCAGCGCGCGGCGGCGCTCGGGGGCCAGGGTCACCCCCGTCGGGTACTGGTGCGCCGGCGTCAGCACCGCGGCGGCCACGTCGGCGAGCGCGCCCGTGCCGAGCAGGTCGGTCCGGGCGCCGTGGGCGTCCACCGGCAGCGGCAGCACCGTGCCGCCCTGGCGGCGGACCACCTCCCGGTGGAACGCCAGCCCCGGGTCCTCCATCGCCAGCACCGGCCGGCCCTCGTCCCGCAGCACGCTGACCAGCAGCACGAGCGCCTGCACGTACCCGGTGGTGACCACGATCCGGTCGGGGTCGGCCAGCACACCCCGGGCGCGGCCCAGGTAGCCGGCGAGCGCGGTGCGCAGCTCGATCCGTCCGCGCGGATCGCCGTAGCCGTAGGCGGCCGGCGGGGCGGCGGCCAGCGCCCGGCGGGTCGCGCGCAGCCAGGCGGTGACCGGGAAGGTACCGAGGTCGGGGCTGCCGGGACGCAGGTCGTACCGGGGCGGGGCCGGGCCGGGCGGCGGGGCGGCCGGCGCCGGCGCGGTGCGGCGCAGGGGGCTCACCTCGGTGCCGGAGCCGATCCGGGCCACCAGCCATCCCTCGGCGACCAGTTGGTCGTACGCGGCGCTGACCGTGCCCCTGGAGAGGCCGAGCTGCGCGGCGAGCGCCCGGGTGGCGGGCAGCCGGGTCGACGGGGCCAGCCGCCCGTCGCGGATGGCGTGCCGCAGCGCCCGTTCCAGTCCGGCCCGGCGGCCGGTCGAGGCGTCCAGCTCCAGGTGCAGGTCGACGCCGAAAGCGGCCCAGTCCATCGGCACGGGATTGGAGCTTAGAGGGGTGCCGCCGCCGACCGAGAATCGGCGCATGACTGACATGCTCGCAACCCGGGCGGAGGCGCTGCGCGAGCTGCACCGGCCCGGTGACCCGCTGGTCCTGCCCAACGCCTGGGACGCCGGCTCCGCCCGCCGCGTCGCCGCGGCCGGCTTCCCGGCGGTCGCCACCAGCAGCAGCGCCGTCGCCGAGTCGCTGGGCCACGCCGACGGCGAGGCCACCCCGCCGGGGGAGATGTTCGCCGCGGTGGCCCGCGTCGCCCGCGCGGTCGCCGTCCCGGTCACCGCCGACCTGGAGCGGGGGTACGGGCTGGGCCCCGCCGAGCTGGTCGAGCGGCTGCTCGGCGCCGGGGCGGTGGGCCTGAACCTGGAGGACTCCGATCCGCGTACGGGCGGGCTGGTGGACGCCGGGGTGCAGGCCGACCTGCTGGCCGGGATCCGGGCGGCGGCCGAGGCGGCGGGGGTCCCGGTGGTGCTCAACGCCCGGGTCGACGTCTTCGTCCGGGCCGACGGCGATTCCGCCGCGCGGCTGTCCGAGGCCATCCGCCGGGCCACCCGCTACCTGGCCGCCGGCGCGGACTGCGTCTACCCGATCCTGCTCGCCGATCCGGCGGCGCTCTCCGCCCTGGTGCGGGCCGTGCCGGGGCCGGTGAACGCGCTCGCCCGGCCCGGCGCGCCGACGGTGCCGGAGTTGGCCGCGCTCGGGGTGGCCCGGGTCAGCTACGGCGGCGGCCTGTACGCCGCCGCCCGCGCGCACACGGACCGGCTGCTCGACGTCGTACGGGCCGGCGGTGACCCGTTTGCCGGGAATCGATCCGCCGCGTCCGGTTGACCGCCGGCCGCCGGGCCGCGAAGGTGGTCGGATGAGTCGCGCTGACGAGACCCGCGACGGGGTGTCGCTGACCAACCTCGACCAGCCGCTGTCCGACGGCGACGACGCGACCAAGCGGGACCTGGTCGACTACCTCGACGCCGTGCACGAGCGGATCCTGCCGGCGCTGCGCGGCCGACCGCTCTCGGTGATCCGGGTCCGGCCCGGCCAGCCCTCGTTCATGCAGAAGAACCTGCCGAAGTACACCCCGGAGTGGGTGCGCCGCACCTCGGTCTGGGCCGAGGCGTCCCACCGCGAGGTCTCGTACGCGCTCTGCGACGACCGGCGCACCCTGCTCTGGTTCGCCAACCAGCGGGCGGTGGAATACCACCCCACCCTCGCCACGGTCGAGGACCTGCACCGCCCCACCCACCTGGTGCTCGACCTCGATCCGCCCGAGGGAGACTCGTTCGGGCTGGCGGTCGCCGCCGCCCTGCTCGTCCGGCAGGCGCTCGCCGACGCGGGGCTCGCCGGTGCGGTGAAGACCAGCGGGGCGAAGGGCGTACACGTCTTCGTGCCGGTGGCGGCGGGCACCGCCGTGGAGGACATGGCCGCCGCGACCCGCGCGGTCGCGGCCCGCGCCGAACGGCTGGATCCGGCGCTGGCCACCACCGCCTTCATCCGCGAGGACCGGGGCGGCAAGGTGTTCGTGGACTCGACCCGTGCCGGCGGGGCGACCGTGGTGGCCGCCTACAGCCCCCGGCTGCGGCCGGGCGTGCCGGTCTCGTTCCCGGTCGACTGGGCCGACCTGGGCGACGTCGCCCCGGCGGACTTCACGATCCGCACCGTGCCGGCGCTGGTCGCCGACCGTGACCCGTGGGCCGAGAGGATGCCCGCGCCGCAGCGGCTCCCGGCGGATCTGGTCGCGGAGGGGCACACCATCCCCATCGCCCGCGTGCAGGCCATGCACGAGGGAAAGCGCCGGGCCCGCGCCCGCCGCGCCGCCGGCTGACGTACGCGCCACGCGCCGCCGGGCGACCGGCCGCTCGTTGGGTGCGGGGGTGAAAGTGGCCGGACGGGCCGGGGACCATTCGATCATCGTGCCTGTGGCGTACCCTACGGACCTCCACCGACGCCATCCGATCGCCAGTGATCCCGCGCCGATCAACGGCAGTTCGACGAGGCGGGCCGGGTCCTCGGCGGTGACGCCTGCCACAGGCCACTGACGATGGACAAACGATGAAGGCCCCTGACCGGATCTCCCTGGTCAGGGGCCTCAACGTGCTGGTCAAGCCTTCTTAGCAAGTGTGCCCCCGGCAGGATTCGAACCTGCGCCCCCGCCTCCGGAGGGCGGTGCTCTATCCCCTGAGCTACGGGGGCTCAGCGACTGGAGAAGACTAGCAAACGCCGCCACGGATTGCCGAATCGGTATGCGGTGCCCGCCCTCGTGTCGCCCAGGCCGCTGTCGGACTGGGCCGGATGCCGCCCGTCGCCGCTGGCCCGGGCCTCGCGCGGCACGAGTGGAACCTCGCGGTTGTCTCCCGGCGCAGGACACACCCATGACGTTCCACTCGTCGATGCCGCCGGCCGTCGGGGCGCTGGCCGGCACGCGGGGCGCTGGCCGGCACGTGGGGCGCGGGCCGCTCCCGGGGCGTTGGCCGTCATGCGGGGTGTGGGCCGGCACGCGGGGCACTGACCGCTCGCGAGGTGCGGGCCGGTCGCGGAGCGTTGGTTGCCCGCGGGTGCCGGCCGTCTGCGGCGCGTTGGCTGTCGTGCCCGGCCCGGGCGGCCGACGCGGTCGCCGGCGTTCGGGGGCGGGGCGGTCAGGCGGCGACGGCGCGGCCGCAGCTGGGCAGCGGGTGCAGCACGATGCGGCGCGGCAGGCGGCGGGGCCACTCGTTGCGGGGCCAGGACCCGTCGACGATCAGGTGCACCGTCCGCTGCTCCTCGCCGCTGAGCCGCAGCACGAAGTCGCGGGGGAGCGGCGGGTCGACCGACGGTGTGGTGATCATGAAGCGGACCCGGCCGCGGGACGAGACGGCGGAGATCACGTCCGCCGCCGGCATCGTGCCGCGCAGGCGTACCCGGCCGATCCAGTAGACCTCGGCGAGGTGCTCCTGCGCCGCCCGGGTGATGGTCGGATACTCGCTGCGTACCCAGCGTTCCACCGCGCCGACGCAGAGCCCGCAGGCGCGCTCCCGGGGCTCCCGCGGACCCAACCCCCAGGCCCGCAGGTACGCCCCGACCGCCCCGGCGTCCATGGGCGCCTCGAAGCGGCTCTGGATGAGCGTGTGCAGGCTCTGCCGCGTCCACAGCTCCTCGTCGAGGCCCAGGTCGTCCGGGTAGACGCCCCGCAGGACGTCGATCAGTTCGAGTTCCTGTTCGCGGCTGAGCGTTCCCGGCTCGCCCTGCCGATGTCCGCGACGGACGGCTGCCACCGCCCCGTCACCGCCGATGGTGTGGCGCCGGCACCAGCTGGTGACCGAACGCCGTGCGTCTCTCAGTGCAACCCCCACGTCCTGCGCAACGAGCCCGAATCGCAACTGGTCACGATATGTGTGGAGAAAACTCTCTAAGTGTCGCAATCGGTCGGACCGCACAGCAAACCACTAATCGGTCAAAGCGGTCGTAGTCCACCGGTCGAGGCCGCGCCTCGCCCGTCGCGCGGAGACGCGAGAGGCCCGCGTCGGCCGGGGTACCGGCGGTGACGCGGGCCTCTGCGACGGGCCGTCAGGCGACGTGACGCGGCGGTCAGCCGCCCAGGCGCTCGAGCGCGTTCTGAAGGTTGGTCAGGTCGTTGCGCTGGGTGTTCTTCATGGTCTGGGCCGTCCGGACGACGTCGGGCTCGTCGCTGGCGTCGAGGATGCCGTCGATCATGTGGATGCCGCCCAGGTGATGCTTGATCATCATTCGCAGGAAGAGGGTGTCGAGTTCCCGGCCCTCGGCCGCGCGCAGCTTCGCCATCTCCTCGGGGGTGGCCATGCCCGGCATGAGCCCGTCCCTGACCAGCCCGGCCCCGTCGGACATCCACGACATCGACGGCTGGCTGCCCGTGGGGTCGAGCCCCCACGAGCGCAGCCACGTCTGCATCGTGCCGATCTCGCCCTGCTGCGCGGCGGCGATGTCGCTGCCGATGTTGCGCACCTCGGGGTCGGTGCCCCGGTCGAAGGCGATCATGCCCATCTCCACCGCCTGCGCGTGGTGGGTCGCCATGTCGCGGGCGAACCCCGCCTCGGCCGAGGCGTCACCCGGCCGGGTCAGCCGGGGCGTCAGCACGCCGCCGGCGTACCCGAGGAGCAGCCCGACCGCGACGGCGAGCGCCAGCGTTACGGTGCCCCAGCGGCGCCCGGACGGCCGCCGCCGCTCCTCCGGGGCCGACCCGGTCGGCCCGCCGGTCTCGATCATGGTCGGGGTGCTCATCGGTCTCCTCAGCCCTGCGGCATCTGGTTGCCGTCGCGCGGGGCGGTGCCGGTGGCGGTGATGCCGCCGCTGCACAGCGCGTTCGGGCCCTCGACGGAGGCGTTGACCCGCAGCGTCTTGATGAACTCGTCGATCCGGCCGTCGTCGGCGCTGTCGACCTTGAGCTGGTAGCCCCAGGCCTGCAGGGAGATCGGCTTGTCCAGCCCCTCGAACGGGCTGAGCATCAGCTTCTCCTTGCCCTGCACCTTCTCCTTGAGCTTCGCCACCTGGTCGGCGGGCAGGTCGGGCCGGTGGGTGATCCACACCGTGCCGTGCTCCAGGCTGTGCACCGCGTGCTCGTTGGCGATCTGGGCGTCGTAGACGTCACCCATGCAGTTCTGCCAGGCGTCGTTGTGCGGGCCGGCCACGGGCGGGAGCACCGAGTAGGTGATGGAACCCCGCTGGTGGTTGCCGCCCTCGACGAGCTTCTTGTCCTTCTCGCGGAAGTTGACGATGCCGTCGATCGCGGCCGCCCGGTCCTCCCACGGCTTGGAGCCCTGGAACGCCGCCCAGGCGCCGTAGCCGATGATCGACACGGCGAGCACGCCCACGGCGACGAAGAGGGCGATCGGGCCCCAGGAGCGGCCCTGGCTCACCTTGACCGGCGTGACCGGCTTGCGGCCCTTGCCGCCGGCGCCAGGGCGAGGGCCCGTCGGCTTGCCGGCGCCGGCCTTGGCGGACCCGGGCTTGGCGCCGGCGGCCGGCCGTCCCGCCGCCGGCTTCTTGCCGGTGCTGACCACGGACGGACGGCGCTCGGGGCCGCCACCCGGTGTGCTGATGCTCATCGTGCCTCGTCAGGTCGGTCGGTCAGGGGATCCGGCGGGCCGGTTTCACACTCTGGGTCGCCGCCGCGGGTGCCGAGTCTACCCCCGATAACATGGATCGGTGACTCCCGCAGAACTCGCCGAGGTCGTCCTCTCCGCAGCCCACGCCGTCTTCACCGAGCGGGGCCTGGACCGTTCCGCCCTGCCGGACTCCACGGCGGTGGAGCGACCCCGCAACCCCGAGCACGGCGACTACGCCTCGACGCTGGCACTCCAGCTCAGCAAGAAGGTGGGCGTCCCGCCGCGCGAGCTCGCCGCCGCCCTCGCCGAGCAGCTCGGCCGGGCCCCGGGGGTCAAGTCGGTCGAGATCGCCGGCCCGGGCTTCCTCAACATCCGGCTCGACGCGGCCGCCGCCGGCCAGCTCGCCCGGACGATCGTCGAGGCCGGCGAGGAGTACGGCCGCAGCGACCGGCTCGCCGGTCAGCGGATCAACCTGGAGTTCGTCTCGGCGAACCCGACCGGCCCGGTGCACATCGGCGGCGTCCGCTGGGCGGCCGTCGGCGACGCGCTCAGCCGGCTGCTGCGCGCCACCGGCGCCGACGTGGGCACGGAATACTACTTCAACGACGCCGGCTCCCAGATCGACCGGTTCGCCCGCTCGCTGCTCGCCGCCGCCCGGGGCGAGCCGGCCCCCGAGGACGGCTACGCCGGGGCGTACATCACCGAGATCGCCGACGCCGTCCGCAGCGCCCGGCCGGATGTGCTGGAGCTGGACGACGCCGCCGCCCAGGAGGTCTTCCGGGTCGAGGGCGTGCAGCTCATGTTCGCCGAGATCAAGTCCTCGCTGCGCGGCTTCGGGGTCGAGTTCGACACCTACTTCAACGAGAAGGACCTGCACGACCGGGGCGAGCTGGACCACGCGCTCGACCGGCTGCGCGAGCAGGGCCACACGTTCGAGGCCGACGGCGCGACCTGGCTGCGCACCACCGACTTCGGCGACGACAAGGACCGGGTGCTGCGCAAGTCCAACGGCGAGTGGACCTACTTCGCCGCCGACTGCGCCTACTACCTCGACAAGCGCGAGCGCGGCTTCGAGCGGGTCGTG harbors:
- a CDS encoding TetR/AcrR family transcriptional regulator, whose protein sequence is MARAVPETHDEILTAAARRFGTTGYRGTSLQDIAREVGCSKAAVLYHFANKEAILTELMAPAIDALRALDERIAAHRGAAAQRVAAEGFVDLAVRFRREIALLRGEFPELLQQPAFAHIQRISERLVEALAGHPERPAARIAALVVLAGISETCGEFVDVPDEELRPALLALVRRALEPVD
- a CDS encoding winged helix-turn-helix transcriptional regulator, with product MSQGNNDVSVEPTQACVAGDAPFTPGQAKACTVREVLDRVGGKWSIGILVAASQGPVRFTELERHVEGISRRMLTLTLRNLERDGLLSRTVYPTVPPKVEYTATPIALELYDSLVALTSWAERHRNAIAEARTAYDRAHGGTA
- a CDS encoding MFS transporter; protein product: MPFRTVESRWPALLVLCAGSLMIILDGSIVAVALPAIQRDLGFTATGLAWVVNAYLVAFGGLLLLAGRLGDLLGRRAVFLAGVALFTLASLLCAVAAGPGTLIVARFLQGVGGALTMAVSLGMIVRLFPEPAERARAIAVFSFTGAAGSSIGMLAGGLLTDLAGWPAIFAVNLPIGLVILLAAVRLLAADRGVGLRAGLDLLGGTLVTGGLMLAVLAIVGTEEHGWASARTLGVAGLAAALLAAFALRQRSASIPLLPPRLLRTPDLVAANVVQFLMVAAFFGFQFLLALELQLVLDLDPTATGLAFLPTPVTIAVISLGLAGRLIARHGARSVLVTGLALAVVAFLLLARLPVDGGYLPDVLPSMLLFGLAGGLTLPAVTTLAMAGADPADAGLASGLVNTTQQVGGALGLAVLATLAAGRADGLRDAGWREADALAAGYRTAFTVAAGLVAAALVVALVALRRRPAPVPPTAEPPADQATVPPTVAPTPERPTAERPTDAPTAEPPAGPPGHAPAAGHLAEAR
- a CDS encoding PLP-dependent aminotransferase family protein, which encodes MDWAAFGVDLHLELDASTGRRAGLERALRHAIRDGRLAPSTRLPATRALAAQLGLSRGTVSAAYDQLVAEGWLVARIGSGTEVSPLRRTAPAPAAPPPGPAPPRYDLRPGSPDLGTFPVTAWLRATRRALAAAPPAAYGYGDPRGRIELRTALAGYLGRARGVLADPDRIVVTTGYVQALVLLVSVLRDEGRPVLAMEDPGLAFHREVVRRQGGTVLPLPVDAHGARTDLLGTGALADVAAAVLTPAHQYPTGVTLAPERRRALIRWARDRDALVVEDDYDGEFRYDRQPVGAVQGTAPEQVAYVGTAAKTLGPALRLAWLVLPARLVEPVVAAKRHLDLHSETIGQLALADLIVTHGYDRQVRAVRRHYRRRRDLLLGRLDAAGGRYAMDGVAAGGRHVVGSVAAGGRYVVGGVAAGLHALVELPPGGPTEAEVLAEAARQGLALGSLDRLRHAPGGEPQGLVVGYATPPSHAYPAALDALTRVLRTTTP
- a CDS encoding isocitrate lyase/PEP mutase family protein, with the translated sequence MTDMLATRAEALRELHRPGDPLVLPNAWDAGSARRVAAAGFPAVATSSSAVAESLGHADGEATPPGEMFAAVARVARAVAVPVTADLERGYGLGPAELVERLLGAGAVGLNLEDSDPRTGGLVDAGVQADLLAGIRAAAEAAGVPVVLNARVDVFVRADGDSAARLSEAIRRATRYLAAGADCVYPILLADPAALSALVRAVPGPVNALARPGAPTVPELAALGVARVSYGGGLYAAARAHTDRLLDVVRAGGDPFAGNRSAASG
- a CDS encoding DNA polymerase domain-containing protein, whose protein sequence is MSRADETRDGVSLTNLDQPLSDGDDATKRDLVDYLDAVHERILPALRGRPLSVIRVRPGQPSFMQKNLPKYTPEWVRRTSVWAEASHREVSYALCDDRRTLLWFANQRAVEYHPTLATVEDLHRPTHLVLDLDPPEGDSFGLAVAAALLVRQALADAGLAGAVKTSGAKGVHVFVPVAAGTAVEDMAAATRAVAARAERLDPALATTAFIREDRGGKVFVDSTRAGGATVVAAYSPRLRPGVPVSFPVDWADLGDVAPADFTIRTVPALVADRDPWAERMPAPQRLPADLVAEGHTIPIARVQAMHEGKRRARARRAAG
- a CDS encoding winged helix-turn-helix domain-containing protein, with the translated sequence MGVALRDARRSVTSWCRRHTIGGDGAVAAVRRGHRQGEPGTLSREQELELIDVLRGVYPDDLGLDEELWTRQSLHTLIQSRFEAPMDAGAVGAYLRAWGLGPREPRERACGLCVGAVERWVRSEYPTITRAAQEHLAEVYWIGRVRLRGTMPAADVISAVSSRGRVRFMITTPSVDPPLPRDFVLRLSGEEQRTVHLIVDGSWPRNEWPRRLPRRIVLHPLPSCGRAVAA
- a CDS encoding DUF305 domain-containing protein, with translation MSTPTMIETGGPTGSAPEERRRPSGRRWGTVTLALAVAVGLLLGYAGGVLTPRLTRPGDASAEAGFARDMATHHAQAVEMGMIAFDRGTDPEVRNIGSDIAAAQQGEIGTMQTWLRSWGLDPTGSQPSMSWMSDGAGLVRDGLMPGMATPEEMAKLRAAEGRELDTLFLRMMIKHHLGGIHMIDGILDASDEPDVVRTAQTMKNTQRNDLTNLQNALERLGG
- a CDS encoding DUF3105 domain-containing protein; translated protein: MSISTPGGGPERRPSVVSTGKKPAAGRPAAGAKPGSAKAGAGKPTGPRPGAGGKGRKPVTPVKVSQGRSWGPIALFVAVGVLAVSIIGYGAWAAFQGSKPWEDRAAAIDGIVNFREKDKKLVEGGNHQRGSITYSVLPPVAGPHNDAWQNCMGDVYDAQIANEHAVHSLEHGTVWITHRPDLPADQVAKLKEKVQGKEKLMLSPFEGLDKPISLQAWGYQLKVDSADDGRIDEFIKTLRVNASVEGPNALCSGGITATGTAPRDGNQMPQG
- the argS gene encoding arginine--tRNA ligase, giving the protein MTPAELAEVVLSAAHAVFTERGLDRSALPDSTAVERPRNPEHGDYASTLALQLSKKVGVPPRELAAALAEQLGRAPGVKSVEIAGPGFLNIRLDAAAAGQLARTIVEAGEEYGRSDRLAGQRINLEFVSANPTGPVHIGGVRWAAVGDALSRLLRATGADVGTEYYFNDAGSQIDRFARSLLAAARGEPAPEDGYAGAYITEIADAVRSARPDVLELDDAAAQEVFRVEGVQLMFAEIKSSLRGFGVEFDTYFNEKDLHDRGELDHALDRLREQGHTFEADGATWLRTTDFGDDKDRVLRKSNGEWTYFAADCAYYLDKRERGFERVVIMLGADHHGYIGRMKAMAACFGDDPERNLEILIGQLVNLVRDGAPVRMSKRAGTVVTLEDLVDAIGVDAARYALARYSSDSPIDIDVELWTRATRDNPVYYVQYVAARTASVGRNAAEVGLTRGDAEAFRPELLGHEKENELLKALAEFPAVVATAAELRGPHRVARYLEELAGAYHRFYDECRILPRGDEEISDLHRARLWLNDATRTVIANGLRLLGVSAPERM